From Salarias fasciatus chromosome 5, fSalaFa1.1, whole genome shotgun sequence, a single genomic window includes:
- the znf740a gene encoding gastrula zinc finger protein XlCGF57.1 isoform X21, with protein sequence MSHLPSSSVRDHMKWAGLLGCEAVLSSMALMQASSMAAPPKKMMAPLGHGPQQREGPDRAPQSHMILPSGMSCPPLVRTHMGNLIRKEGEFQAPRLLDEKEMRATEDMQQKKKNRKSVTPCKVREQEGRGGKAFNFIQGAGGDENGPSSKVQKNFICDHCYGAFRSGYHLKRHILIHTGEKPYACAVCDMRFIQRYHLERHSLIHTGVKPYACSMCDMRFFQRYHLERHRLTHTGVKPYACSMCDMRFFQRYHLARHSLTHTGVKPYACSMCDMRFFQRYHLARHSLTHTGVKPYACSMCDMRFFQRYHLARHTLTHTGRVKPYACSMCDMRFFQRYHLARHSLTHTGVKPYACTMCDMRFIQRYQLERHSLTHTGVKPYACTMCDKRFFQRYHLARHSLTHMGVKPYACTMCDMKFFQRYHLARHSLTHTGVKPYACTMCDKRFFQRYHLARHSLTHMGVKPFACTMCDMRFVQRYHLARHSLTHTGVKPYACSMCDMRFIQRNHLERHSLTHTGEKPFACDMCDMRFIQRYHLERHKRVHSGEKPYQCERCQQNFSRTDRLLRHRRLCQGRSVAKVESQPCCEPRPYPQEPPPAPPTWSPLHPPPGRLAV encoded by the exons ATGTCACATCTGCCCAGCAGCTCAGTCCGCGACCATATGAAATGg GCGGGGCTGCTCGGCTGCGAAGCTGTCCTCTCCAGTATGGCCCTGATGCAGGCCAGCTCCATGGCCGCTCCGCCCAAAAAAATGATGGCTCCGCTTGGCCATGGaccacagcagagagagggacCGGACCGTGCTCCCCAGAGCCACATGATCCTCCCGTCTGGAATGAGCTGTCCACCCCTGGTTAGGACTCACATGGGAAAT CTTATCCGGAAGGAAGGTGAATTCCAAGCTCCACGCCTGCTGGACGAGAAAGAGATGAGGGCCACCGAGGacatgcagcagaaaaaaaagaacaggaaatCAGTAACGCCCTGTAAAGTGAGAGAACAAGAAGGAAGGGGAGGGAAG GCGTTTAACTTCATTCAA GGCGCGGGCGGAGATGAGAACGGCCCGTCATCCAAAGTgcagaaaaactttatttgtgaTCACTGTTACGGAGCATTTAGGAGCGGATACCACCTAAAGAGGCACATCCTCATTCATACAG GGGAGAAGCCGTATGCTTGTGCCGTATGTGACATGAGGTTTATTCAGCGTTACCACCTGGAGAGACACAGCCTCATTCACACGG gGGTGAAGCCGTACGCTTGTTCCATGTGTGACATGAGGTTTTTCCAGCGTTACCACCTGGAGAGACACAGACTCACTCATACGG GGGTGAAGCCGTACGCTTGCTCCATGTGTGACATGAGGTTCTTCCAACGTTACCATCTGGCAAGACACAGCCTCACTCATACTG GGGTGAAGCCATACGCTTGCTCCATGTGTGATATGAGATTTTTCCAACGCTACCACTTGGCGAGACACAGCCTCACTCACACGG gggtGAAGCCATATGCTTGCTCCATGTGTGACATGAGATTTTTCCAGAGATACCACCTGGCGagacacactctcactcacacgGGTA GGGTGAAGCCATACGCTTGCTCCATGTGTGACATGAGGTTCTTCCAGCGTTACCATTTGGCAAGACACAGCCTCACTCATACTG GGGTCAAGCCATATGCTTGCACTATGTGTGACATGAGGTTTATTCAACGTTACCAGCTGGAGAGACACAGTCTTACTCACACAG GGGTGAAGCCGTACGCTTGCACCATGTGTGACAAGAGGTTTTTTCAGCGCTACCACCTGGCGAGACACAGCCTCACTCATATGG GTGTGAAACCTTATGCTTGCACCATGTGTGACATGAAGTTTTTTCAGCGTTACCACCTGGCGAGACACAGCCTCACTCATACCG GTGTGAAACCTTATGCTTGCACCATGTGCGACAAGAGGTTTTTTCAGCGCTACCACCTGGCGAGACACAGCCTCACTCATATGG GTGTGAAACCTTTTGCTTGTACCATGTGTGACATGAGGTTTGTTCAGCGTTACCACCTGGCGAGACACAGCCTCACTCATACGG gGGTGAAGCCGTATGCTTGTTCCATGTGTGACATGAGGTTTATTCAGCGTAACCACCTGGAGAGACACAGCCTCACTCATACGG GAGAGAAGCCATTTGCTTGTGACATGTGTGATATGAGGTTTATTCAGCGCTACCACCTTGAGAGACACAAGCGTGTCCATAGCGGGGAGAAGCCTTACCAGTGCGAACGATGCCAGCAG AACTTTTCCCGCACGGACCGGCTGTTGCGGCATCGCCGGCTGTGCCAGGGCCGCAGCGTCGCCAAAGTGGAGAGCCAGCCGTGCTGCGAGCCGCGCCCGTACCCCCAGGAGCCGCCGCCCGCGCCGCCCACCTGGAGCCCCCTGCACCCGCCGCCCGGGCGCCTGGCCGTCTGA
- the znf740a gene encoding zinc finger protein 431 isoform X11, translating into MSHLPSSSVRDHMKWAGLLGCEAVLSSMALMQASSMAAPPKKMMAPLGHGPQQREGPDRAPQSHMILPSGMSCPPLVRTHMGNLIRKEGEFQAPRLLDEKEMRATEDMQQKKKNRKSVTPCKVREQEGRGGKAFNFIQGAGGDENGPSSKVQKNFICDHCYGAFRSGYHLKRHILIHTGEKPYACAVCDMRFIQRYHLERHSLIHTGVKPYACSMCDMRFFQRYHLERHRLTHTGVKPYACSMCDMRFFQRYHLARHSLTHTGVKPYACSMCDMRFFQRYHLARHSLTHTGVKPYACSMCDMRFFQRYHLARHTLTHTGRVKPYACSMCDMRFFQRYHLARHSLTHTGVKPYACTMCDMRFIQRYQLERHSLTHTGVKPYACTMCDKRFFQRYHLARHSLTHMGVKPYACTMCDKRFFQRYHLARHSLTHMGVKPFACTMCDMRFVQRYHLARHSLTHTGVKPYACTMCDKRFFQRYHLARHSLTHMGVKPFACTMCDMRFVQRYHLARHSLTHTGVKPYACSMCDMRFIQRNHLERHSLTHTGEKPFACDMCDMRFIQRYHLERHKRVHSGEKPYQCERCQQNFSRTDRLLRHRRLCQGRSVAKVESQPCCEPRPYPQEPPPAPPTWSPLHPPPGRLAV; encoded by the exons ATGTCACATCTGCCCAGCAGCTCAGTCCGCGACCATATGAAATGg GCGGGGCTGCTCGGCTGCGAAGCTGTCCTCTCCAGTATGGCCCTGATGCAGGCCAGCTCCATGGCCGCTCCGCCCAAAAAAATGATGGCTCCGCTTGGCCATGGaccacagcagagagagggacCGGACCGTGCTCCCCAGAGCCACATGATCCTCCCGTCTGGAATGAGCTGTCCACCCCTGGTTAGGACTCACATGGGAAAT CTTATCCGGAAGGAAGGTGAATTCCAAGCTCCACGCCTGCTGGACGAGAAAGAGATGAGGGCCACCGAGGacatgcagcagaaaaaaaagaacaggaaatCAGTAACGCCCTGTAAAGTGAGAGAACAAGAAGGAAGGGGAGGGAAG GCGTTTAACTTCATTCAA GGCGCGGGCGGAGATGAGAACGGCCCGTCATCCAAAGTgcagaaaaactttatttgtgaTCACTGTTACGGAGCATTTAGGAGCGGATACCACCTAAAGAGGCACATCCTCATTCATACAG GGGAGAAGCCGTATGCTTGTGCCGTATGTGACATGAGGTTTATTCAGCGTTACCACCTGGAGAGACACAGCCTCATTCACACGG gGGTGAAGCCGTACGCTTGTTCCATGTGTGACATGAGGTTTTTCCAGCGTTACCACCTGGAGAGACACAGACTCACTCATACGG GGGTGAAGCCGTACGCTTGCTCCATGTGTGACATGAGGTTCTTCCAACGTTACCATCTGGCAAGACACAGCCTCACTCATACTG GGGTGAAGCCATACGCTTGCTCCATGTGTGATATGAGATTTTTCCAACGCTACCACTTGGCGAGACACAGCCTCACTCACACGG gggtGAAGCCATATGCTTGCTCCATGTGTGACATGAGATTTTTCCAGAGATACCACCTGGCGagacacactctcactcacacgGGTA GGGTGAAGCCATACGCTTGCTCCATGTGTGACATGAGGTTCTTCCAGCGTTACCATTTGGCAAGACACAGCCTCACTCATACTG GGGTCAAGCCATATGCTTGCACTATGTGTGACATGAGGTTTATTCAACGTTACCAGCTGGAGAGACACAGTCTTACTCACACAG GGGTGAAGCCGTACGCTTGCACCATGTGTGACAAGAGGTTTTTTCAGCGCTACCACCTGGCGAGACACAGCCTCACTCATATGG GTGTGAAACCTTATGCTTGCACCATGTGCGACAAGAGGTTTTTTCAGCGCTACCACCTGGCGAGACACAGCCTCACTCATATGG GTGTGAAACCTTTTGCTTGTACCATGTGTGACATGAGGTTTGTTCAGCGTTACCACCTGGCGAGACACAGCCTCACTCATACGG GTGTGAAACCTTATGCTTGCACCATGTGCGACAAGAGGTTTTTTCAGCGCTACCACCTGGCGAGACACAGCCTGACTCATATGG GTGTGAAACCTTTTGCTTGCACCATGTGTGACATGAGGTTTGTGCAGCGTTACCACCTGGCGAGACACAGCCTCACTCATACGG gGGTGAAGCCGTATGCTTGTTCCATGTGTGACATGAGGTTTATTCAGCGTAACCACCTGGAGAGACACAGCCTCACTCATACGG GAGAGAAGCCATTTGCTTGTGACATGTGTGATATGAGGTTTATTCAGCGCTACCACCTTGAGAGACACAAGCGTGTCCATAGCGGGGAGAAGCCTTACCAGTGCGAACGATGCCAGCAG AACTTTTCCCGCACGGACCGGCTGTTGCGGCATCGCCGGCTGTGCCAGGGCCGCAGCGTCGCCAAAGTGGAGAGCCAGCCGTGCTGCGAGCCGCGCCCGTACCCCCAGGAGCCGCCGCCCGCGCCGCCCACCTGGAGCCCCCTGCACCCGCCGCCCGGGCGCCTGGCCGTCTGA
- the znf740a gene encoding zinc finger protein 431 isoform X15: protein MSHLPSSSVRDHMKWAGLLGCEAVLSSMALMQASSMAAPPKKMMAPLGHGPQQREGPDRAPQSHMILPSGMSCPPLVRTHMGNLIRKEGEFQAPRLLDEKEMRATEDMQQKKKNRKSVTPCKVREQEGRGGKAFNFIQGAGGDENGPSSKVQKNFICDHCYGAFRSGYHLKRHILIHTGEKPYACAVCDMRFIQRYHLERHSLIHTGVKPYACSMCDMRFFQRYHLERHRLTHTGVKPYACSMCDMRFFQRYHLARHSLTHTGVKPYACSMCDMRFFQRYHLARHSLTHTGVKPYACSMCDMRFFQRYHLARHTLTHTGRVKPYACSMCDMRFFQRYHLARHSLTHTGVKPYACTMCDMRFIQRYQLERHSLTHTGVKPYACTMCDKRFFQRYHLARHSLTHMGVKPYACTMCDMKFFQRYHLARHSLTHTGVKPYACTMCDKRFFQRYHLARHSLTHMGVKPYACTMCDKRFFQRYHLARHSLTHMGVKPFACTMCDMRFVQRYHLARHSLTHTGVKPYACSMCDMRFIQRNHLERHSLTHTGEKPFACDMCDMRFIQRYHLERHKRVHSGEKPYQCERCQQNFSRTDRLLRHRRLCQGRSVAKVESQPCCEPRPYPQEPPPAPPTWSPLHPPPGRLAV from the exons ATGTCACATCTGCCCAGCAGCTCAGTCCGCGACCATATGAAATGg GCGGGGCTGCTCGGCTGCGAAGCTGTCCTCTCCAGTATGGCCCTGATGCAGGCCAGCTCCATGGCCGCTCCGCCCAAAAAAATGATGGCTCCGCTTGGCCATGGaccacagcagagagagggacCGGACCGTGCTCCCCAGAGCCACATGATCCTCCCGTCTGGAATGAGCTGTCCACCCCTGGTTAGGACTCACATGGGAAAT CTTATCCGGAAGGAAGGTGAATTCCAAGCTCCACGCCTGCTGGACGAGAAAGAGATGAGGGCCACCGAGGacatgcagcagaaaaaaaagaacaggaaatCAGTAACGCCCTGTAAAGTGAGAGAACAAGAAGGAAGGGGAGGGAAG GCGTTTAACTTCATTCAA GGCGCGGGCGGAGATGAGAACGGCCCGTCATCCAAAGTgcagaaaaactttatttgtgaTCACTGTTACGGAGCATTTAGGAGCGGATACCACCTAAAGAGGCACATCCTCATTCATACAG GGGAGAAGCCGTATGCTTGTGCCGTATGTGACATGAGGTTTATTCAGCGTTACCACCTGGAGAGACACAGCCTCATTCACACGG gGGTGAAGCCGTACGCTTGTTCCATGTGTGACATGAGGTTTTTCCAGCGTTACCACCTGGAGAGACACAGACTCACTCATACGG GGGTGAAGCCGTACGCTTGCTCCATGTGTGACATGAGGTTCTTCCAACGTTACCATCTGGCAAGACACAGCCTCACTCATACTG GGGTGAAGCCATACGCTTGCTCCATGTGTGATATGAGATTTTTCCAACGCTACCACTTGGCGAGACACAGCCTCACTCACACGG gggtGAAGCCATATGCTTGCTCCATGTGTGACATGAGATTTTTCCAGAGATACCACCTGGCGagacacactctcactcacacgGGTA GGGTGAAGCCATACGCTTGCTCCATGTGTGACATGAGGTTCTTCCAGCGTTACCATTTGGCAAGACACAGCCTCACTCATACTG GGGTCAAGCCATATGCTTGCACTATGTGTGACATGAGGTTTATTCAACGTTACCAGCTGGAGAGACACAGTCTTACTCACACAG GGGTGAAGCCGTACGCTTGCACCATGTGTGACAAGAGGTTTTTTCAGCGCTACCACCTGGCGAGACACAGCCTCACTCATATGG GTGTGAAACCTTATGCTTGCACCATGTGTGACATGAAGTTTTTTCAGCGTTACCACCTGGCGAGACACAGCCTCACTCATACCG GTGTGAAACCTTATGCTTGCACCATGTGCGACAAGAGGTTTTTTCAGCGCTACCACCTGGCGAGACACAGCCTCACTCATATGG GTGTGAAACCTTATGCTTGCACCATGTGCGACAAGAGGTTTTTTCAGCGCTACCACCTGGCGAGACACAGCCTGACTCATATGG GTGTGAAACCTTTTGCTTGCACCATGTGTGACATGAGGTTTGTGCAGCGTTACCACCTGGCGAGACACAGCCTCACTCATACGG gGGTGAAGCCGTATGCTTGTTCCATGTGTGACATGAGGTTTATTCAGCGTAACCACCTGGAGAGACACAGCCTCACTCATACGG GAGAGAAGCCATTTGCTTGTGACATGTGTGATATGAGGTTTATTCAGCGCTACCACCTTGAGAGACACAAGCGTGTCCATAGCGGGGAGAAGCCTTACCAGTGCGAACGATGCCAGCAG AACTTTTCCCGCACGGACCGGCTGTTGCGGCATCGCCGGCTGTGCCAGGGCCGCAGCGTCGCCAAAGTGGAGAGCCAGCCGTGCTGCGAGCCGCGCCCGTACCCCCAGGAGCCGCCGCCCGCGCCGCCCACCTGGAGCCCCCTGCACCCGCCGCCCGGGCGCCTGGCCGTCTGA
- the znf740a gene encoding gastrula zinc finger protein XlCGF57.1 isoform X34 codes for MSHLPSSSVRDHMKWAGLLGCEAVLSSMALMQASSMAAPPKKMMAPLGHGPQQREGPDRAPQSHMILPSGMSCPPLVRTHMGNLIRKEGEFQAPRLLDEKEMRATEDMQQKKKNRKSVTPCKVREQEGRGGKAFNFIQGAGGDENGPSSKVQKNFICDHCYGAFRSGYHLKRHILIHTGEKPYACAVCDMRFIQRYHLERHSLIHTGVKPYACSMCDMRFFQRYHLERHRLTHTGVKPYACSMCDMRFFQRYHLARHSLTHTGVKPYACSMCDMRFFQRYHLARHSLTHTGVKPYACSMCDMRFFQRYHLARHTLTHTGRVKPYACSMCDMRFFQRYHLARHSLTHTGVKPYACTMCDMRFIQRYQLERHSLTHTGVKPYACTMCDKRFFQRYHLARHSLTHMGVKPYACTMCDMKFFQRYHLARHSLTHTGVKPFACTMCDMRFVQRYHLARHSLTHTGVKPYACSMCDMRFIQRNHLERHSLTHTGEKPFACDMCDMRFIQRYHLERHKRVHSGEKPYQCERCQQNFSRTDRLLRHRRLCQGRSVAKVESQPCCEPRPYPQEPPPAPPTWSPLHPPPGRLAV; via the exons ATGTCACATCTGCCCAGCAGCTCAGTCCGCGACCATATGAAATGg GCGGGGCTGCTCGGCTGCGAAGCTGTCCTCTCCAGTATGGCCCTGATGCAGGCCAGCTCCATGGCCGCTCCGCCCAAAAAAATGATGGCTCCGCTTGGCCATGGaccacagcagagagagggacCGGACCGTGCTCCCCAGAGCCACATGATCCTCCCGTCTGGAATGAGCTGTCCACCCCTGGTTAGGACTCACATGGGAAAT CTTATCCGGAAGGAAGGTGAATTCCAAGCTCCACGCCTGCTGGACGAGAAAGAGATGAGGGCCACCGAGGacatgcagcagaaaaaaaagaacaggaaatCAGTAACGCCCTGTAAAGTGAGAGAACAAGAAGGAAGGGGAGGGAAG GCGTTTAACTTCATTCAA GGCGCGGGCGGAGATGAGAACGGCCCGTCATCCAAAGTgcagaaaaactttatttgtgaTCACTGTTACGGAGCATTTAGGAGCGGATACCACCTAAAGAGGCACATCCTCATTCATACAG GGGAGAAGCCGTATGCTTGTGCCGTATGTGACATGAGGTTTATTCAGCGTTACCACCTGGAGAGACACAGCCTCATTCACACGG gGGTGAAGCCGTACGCTTGTTCCATGTGTGACATGAGGTTTTTCCAGCGTTACCACCTGGAGAGACACAGACTCACTCATACGG GGGTGAAGCCGTACGCTTGCTCCATGTGTGACATGAGGTTCTTCCAACGTTACCATCTGGCAAGACACAGCCTCACTCATACTG GGGTGAAGCCATACGCTTGCTCCATGTGTGATATGAGATTTTTCCAACGCTACCACTTGGCGAGACACAGCCTCACTCACACGG gggtGAAGCCATATGCTTGCTCCATGTGTGACATGAGATTTTTCCAGAGATACCACCTGGCGagacacactctcactcacacgGGTA GGGTGAAGCCATACGCTTGCTCCATGTGTGACATGAGGTTCTTCCAGCGTTACCATTTGGCAAGACACAGCCTCACTCATACTG GGGTCAAGCCATATGCTTGCACTATGTGTGACATGAGGTTTATTCAACGTTACCAGCTGGAGAGACACAGTCTTACTCACACAG GGGTGAAGCCGTACGCTTGCACCATGTGTGACAAGAGGTTTTTTCAGCGCTACCACCTGGCGAGACACAGCCTCACTCATATGG GTGTGAAACCTTATGCTTGCACCATGTGTGACATGAAGTTTTTTCAGCGTTACCACCTGGCGAGACACAGCCTCACTCATACCG GTGTGAAACCTTTTGCTTGTACCATGTGTGACATGAGGTTTGTTCAGCGTTACCACCTGGCGAGACACAGCCTCACTCATACGG gGGTGAAGCCGTATGCTTGTTCCATGTGTGACATGAGGTTTATTCAGCGTAACCACCTGGAGAGACACAGCCTCACTCATACGG GAGAGAAGCCATTTGCTTGTGACATGTGTGATATGAGGTTTATTCAGCGCTACCACCTTGAGAGACACAAGCGTGTCCATAGCGGGGAGAAGCCTTACCAGTGCGAACGATGCCAGCAG AACTTTTCCCGCACGGACCGGCTGTTGCGGCATCGCCGGCTGTGCCAGGGCCGCAGCGTCGCCAAAGTGGAGAGCCAGCCGTGCTGCGAGCCGCGCCCGTACCCCCAGGAGCCGCCGCCCGCGCCGCCCACCTGGAGCCCCCTGCACCCGCCGCCCGGGCGCCTGGCCGTCTGA
- the znf740a gene encoding gastrula zinc finger protein XlCGF57.1 isoform X24: MSHLPSSSVRDHMKWAGLLGCEAVLSSMALMQASSMAAPPKKMMAPLGHGPQQREGPDRAPQSHMILPSGMSCPPLVRTHMGNLIRKEGEFQAPRLLDEKEMRATEDMQQKKKNRKSVTPCKVREQEGRGGKAFNFIQGAGGDENGPSSKVQKNFICDHCYGAFRSGYHLKRHILIHTGEKPYACAVCDMRFIQRYHLERHSLIHTGVKPYACSMCDMRFFQRYHLERHRLTHTGVKPYACSMCDMRFFQRYHLARHTLTHTGRVKPYACSMCDMRFFQRYHLARHSLTHTGVKPYACTMCDMRFIQRYQLERHSLTHTGVKPYACTMCDKRFFQRYHLARHSLTHMGVKPYACTMCDMKFFQRYHLARHSLTHTGVKPYACTMCDKRFFQRYHLARHSLTHMGVKPFACTMCDMRFVQRYHLARHSLTHTGVKPYACTMCDKRFFQRYHLARHSLTHMGVKPFACTMCDMRFVQRYHLARHSLTHTGVKPYACSMCDMRFIQRNHLERHSLTHTGEKPFACDMCDMRFIQRYHLERHKRVHSGEKPYQCERCQQNFSRTDRLLRHRRLCQGRSVAKVESQPCCEPRPYPQEPPPAPPTWSPLHPPPGRLAV, translated from the exons ATGTCACATCTGCCCAGCAGCTCAGTCCGCGACCATATGAAATGg GCGGGGCTGCTCGGCTGCGAAGCTGTCCTCTCCAGTATGGCCCTGATGCAGGCCAGCTCCATGGCCGCTCCGCCCAAAAAAATGATGGCTCCGCTTGGCCATGGaccacagcagagagagggacCGGACCGTGCTCCCCAGAGCCACATGATCCTCCCGTCTGGAATGAGCTGTCCACCCCTGGTTAGGACTCACATGGGAAAT CTTATCCGGAAGGAAGGTGAATTCCAAGCTCCACGCCTGCTGGACGAGAAAGAGATGAGGGCCACCGAGGacatgcagcagaaaaaaaagaacaggaaatCAGTAACGCCCTGTAAAGTGAGAGAACAAGAAGGAAGGGGAGGGAAG GCGTTTAACTTCATTCAA GGCGCGGGCGGAGATGAGAACGGCCCGTCATCCAAAGTgcagaaaaactttatttgtgaTCACTGTTACGGAGCATTTAGGAGCGGATACCACCTAAAGAGGCACATCCTCATTCATACAG GGGAGAAGCCGTATGCTTGTGCCGTATGTGACATGAGGTTTATTCAGCGTTACCACCTGGAGAGACACAGCCTCATTCACACGG gGGTGAAGCCGTACGCTTGTTCCATGTGTGACATGAGGTTTTTCCAGCGTTACCACCTGGAGAGACACAGACTCACTCATACGG gggtGAAGCCATATGCTTGCTCCATGTGTGACATGAGATTTTTCCAGAGATACCACCTGGCGagacacactctcactcacacgGGTA GGGTGAAGCCATACGCTTGCTCCATGTGTGACATGAGGTTCTTCCAGCGTTACCATTTGGCAAGACACAGCCTCACTCATACTG GGGTCAAGCCATATGCTTGCACTATGTGTGACATGAGGTTTATTCAACGTTACCAGCTGGAGAGACACAGTCTTACTCACACAG GGGTGAAGCCGTACGCTTGCACCATGTGTGACAAGAGGTTTTTTCAGCGCTACCACCTGGCGAGACACAGCCTCACTCATATGG GTGTGAAACCTTATGCTTGCACCATGTGTGACATGAAGTTTTTTCAGCGTTACCACCTGGCGAGACACAGCCTCACTCATACCG GTGTGAAACCTTATGCTTGCACCATGTGCGACAAGAGGTTTTTTCAGCGCTACCACCTGGCGAGACACAGCCTCACTCATATGG GTGTGAAACCTTTTGCTTGTACCATGTGTGACATGAGGTTTGTTCAGCGTTACCACCTGGCGAGACACAGCCTCACTCATACGG GTGTGAAACCTTATGCTTGCACCATGTGCGACAAGAGGTTTTTTCAGCGCTACCACCTGGCGAGACACAGCCTGACTCATATGG GTGTGAAACCTTTTGCTTGCACCATGTGTGACATGAGGTTTGTGCAGCGTTACCACCTGGCGAGACACAGCCTCACTCATACGG gGGTGAAGCCGTATGCTTGTTCCATGTGTGACATGAGGTTTATTCAGCGTAACCACCTGGAGAGACACAGCCTCACTCATACGG GAGAGAAGCCATTTGCTTGTGACATGTGTGATATGAGGTTTATTCAGCGCTACCACCTTGAGAGACACAAGCGTGTCCATAGCGGGGAGAAGCCTTACCAGTGCGAACGATGCCAGCAG AACTTTTCCCGCACGGACCGGCTGTTGCGGCATCGCCGGCTGTGCCAGGGCCGCAGCGTCGCCAAAGTGGAGAGCCAGCCGTGCTGCGAGCCGCGCCCGTACCCCCAGGAGCCGCCGCCCGCGCCGCCCACCTGGAGCCCCCTGCACCCGCCGCCCGGGCGCCTGGCCGTCTGA